In Blattabacterium cuenoti, the following proteins share a genomic window:
- the leuS gene encoding leucine--tRNA ligase, whose translation MKYNFRQIEKRWQIYWKKHNVFYTKESKKRKYYILNMFPYPSGTGLHVGHCLGYIASDVYARYKRAEGYNVLNPIGFDSFGLPAEQYAIQTGKHPCETILENSRRYEEQMNKIGLSFDWNRKLYTSNPNYYRWTQWMFIQIFNSWYDKNTEQAKPIDLLIKEFNKNGNNFINTNTTSNYKFDSKTWNKFNLHEKESILLDYRLAFLCNNIVNWCPDLGTVLANDEIKNGKSERGGYPVYKKKMLQWHIRISAYAERLIKGLNFIDCSQSLKKLQYNWIGKSIGISIFLKIVYPIGEINQIELFTSHPEMIFGMTFIILSPDHPLADKILHHKNGFTYFTQEFPAYKNTKNIYGIFTGNYALHPFISNKRIPIYVSNFFTINNKTQSIIGIPGYEEESRKFAKKLGIEIIKILDVNEKCMNSNFLNGLNIKEAKEKIIKILINNKIGEIKISYKIRDAIFSRQRYWGEPIPIYFKNKIPKAIPIDKLPIVLPKIENFHPKDGKSPLVRVQNWAWDERNMKIVSNILIDHKYVFPMETSTMPSWAGSSWYFLRYMDVDNNQFFIDKKKENYWKNVDLYIGGAEHSTGHLIYARFWHKFLLDRGWINTEEPFKKILNQGMILSYSAIILKVIGENTFISYGLKNKKHAYFSFQEIYVDLSLIKKNNELDINKFKKYRPEFYSSVFILERGSFFCKRKLEKMSKSKYNVINPDDICEKYGSDVFRIYEMFLGPINQSKPWEEKKINGIKNFINKFWSLFHKNKIFKVSEMNPTVQELKILHSTIKKIQNKMQSFSWNTSISLLMIMTNQLTVLKCNKRKILEPLVQLIAPFAPYISEELWCKMGKKKSIIFYNFPVFNPKYIVEKKITYPIMFNGKFKFSEKFNYNTSIGEIKNKILNHPKTKFFLKEKTLQKLILIPKKIINILFK comes from the coding sequence ATGAAATATAATTTTCGTCAAATAGAAAAACGTTGGCAAATATACTGGAAAAAACATAACGTTTTTTATACCAAAGAAAGTAAAAAGAGAAAATACTACATTTTAAATATGTTTCCTTATCCTTCTGGAACAGGTCTTCATGTAGGACATTGTTTAGGTTACATAGCATCAGATGTTTATGCAAGATATAAACGAGCAGAAGGGTATAATGTTTTAAATCCAATAGGATTTGATTCTTTTGGACTTCCTGCAGAACAATATGCTATACAAACAGGAAAACATCCTTGTGAAACTATTCTTGAAAATTCACGTAGATACGAAGAACAAATGAATAAAATAGGGCTTTCTTTTGATTGGAATAGAAAACTATATACCAGCAATCCTAATTATTATCGTTGGACTCAATGGATGTTTATTCAAATTTTTAATTCTTGGTACGATAAAAACACTGAACAGGCTAAACCTATAGATCTTTTAATTAAAGAATTTAATAAAAACGGAAATAATTTCATTAACACAAACACCACATCAAATTACAAATTTGATTCAAAAACGTGGAATAAATTCAATTTACACGAAAAAGAATCTATTCTTTTAGATTATAGATTAGCTTTTTTATGTAATAATATAGTGAATTGGTGTCCAGATCTAGGAACAGTATTGGCTAATGATGAAATAAAGAATGGAAAAAGTGAAAGAGGTGGATATCCAGTTTACAAAAAAAAAATGTTACAATGGCATATAAGAATTAGTGCATATGCAGAAAGACTTATAAAAGGTTTAAATTTTATTGATTGTTCTCAATCTTTAAAAAAGTTACAATATAATTGGATAGGAAAGTCAATAGGAATTTCTATATTTTTAAAAATTGTTTATCCTATTGGTGAAATCAATCAAATTGAATTATTTACTTCTCATCCAGAAATGATATTTGGAATGACTTTTATCATACTATCTCCAGACCATCCACTTGCAGATAAAATTTTACACCATAAAAATGGTTTTACATATTTTACTCAAGAATTTCCTGCATACAAAAATACAAAAAATATTTATGGTATTTTTACAGGGAATTATGCACTACATCCTTTTATTTCTAATAAAAGGATCCCCATTTATGTCAGTAATTTTTTTACGATAAATAATAAAACCCAATCTATAATAGGAATACCTGGATATGAAGAAGAAAGTAGAAAATTTGCAAAAAAATTGGGGATAGAGATCATAAAAATTTTAGATGTTAATGAAAAATGTATGAATTCTAATTTTTTAAATGGATTAAATATTAAAGAAGCAAAAGAAAAAATAATCAAAATTTTAATAAATAATAAAATAGGAGAAATTAAAATCAGTTATAAGATTCGTGATGCTATTTTTTCCAGACAAAGATATTGGGGAGAACCAATTCCTATTTATTTTAAAAATAAAATTCCAAAAGCAATTCCCATTGATAAATTGCCTATAGTCCTTCCTAAAATAGAGAACTTTCATCCTAAAGATGGAAAATCTCCATTAGTTAGAGTTCAAAATTGGGCCTGGGATGAAAGAAACATGAAAATTGTCTCTAATATTCTTATTGATCATAAATATGTATTTCCAATGGAAACTAGTACAATGCCTAGTTGGGCAGGATCGAGTTGGTATTTTCTTAGATATATGGATGTAGATAATAATCAATTCTTTATTGATAAAAAAAAAGAAAATTATTGGAAAAATGTCGATTTATATATTGGTGGAGCTGAACATAGTACAGGTCATTTGATTTATGCTAGATTTTGGCATAAATTTTTGTTAGATAGAGGTTGGATAAATACTGAGGAACCTTTCAAAAAAATATTGAATCAAGGAATGATTTTGAGTTATTCTGCTATTATACTAAAAGTGATAGGAGAAAATACTTTTATTTCTTATGGATTAAAAAATAAAAAACACGCATATTTTTCTTTTCAAGAAATATATGTAGATCTTTCTTTAATAAAAAAAAACAATGAATTAGATATTAATAAGTTTAAAAAATACAGACCGGAATTTTATTCATCTGTTTTTATTTTGGAAAGAGGATCCTTTTTTTGTAAAAGAAAATTGGAAAAAATGTCAAAATCCAAATATAATGTAATAAATCCTGATGATATTTGTGAAAAATATGGATCAGATGTATTTCGTATTTATGAAATGTTTTTAGGTCCTATTAATCAATCTAAACCTTGGGAAGAAAAAAAAATAAATGGGATAAAAAATTTTATAAATAAATTTTGGAGTTTATTTCATAAAAATAAAATTTTTAAAGTAAGTGAAATGAATCCAACAGTTCAAGAACTTAAAATTTTACATAGTACTATAAAAAAAATTCAAAATAAAATGCAATCTTTTTCTTGGAATACTTCTATAAGTTTATTAATGATTATGACTAATCAATTAACCGTATTAAAATGTAACAAAAGAAAAATATTAGAACCTTTAGTTCAATTAATAGCTCCATTTGCGCCTTATATTTCCGAAGAATTATGGTGTAAGATGGGGAAAAAAAAATCTATTATATTTTATAATTTTCCAGTTTTTAATCCAAAATATATAGTGGAAAAAAAAATAACATATCCGATTATGTTTAATGGAAAATTCAAATTTTCAGAAAAATTTAATTATAACACTTCAATAGGAGAAATAAAAAATAAAATATTAAATCATCCTAAAACAAAATTTTTTTTGAAAGAAAAAACTTTACAAAAGTTAATTTTAATCCCTAAAAAAATAATAAATATTTTGTTTAAATAA
- a CDS encoding Glu/Leu/Phe/Val family dehydrogenase, which yields MSKNQNKTGTYSFFNCIEKNFDKAAQFLSIEKGLLEQIKACNSVYRMHFPVKIGKEIKVIEAYRVQHSHHKLPCKGGIRYSTKVNQDEVMTLAALMTYKCAIVDVPFGGAKGGIKIDPQIISPENIEKITRRYTSELIKKNFIGPGIDVPAPDYGTGEKEMSWILDTFLSLRSGDVDALACVTGKPVSQGGVRGRKEATGLGVFYGIRELCYTKEDMYSVGLDVGLVGKKIIIQGLGNVGYHAATFFHEAGAVIIALAEREGAIYNEKGLNVSKVFLHLRNTGSILNFPEARNIENTEKALELECDILIPAALENVIHKNNANRIKAKIIGEAANGPTTPEADDILEKKGIIIVPDIYLNAGGVTVSYFEWLKNLSHVRYGRMEKKFSENMNAEFLHVIETVCKKKISSEEKKIILRGPREIDLVRSGLEDTMINGFHKIRDLKKSSKIKNMRTAAFVLAINKIIDSYEKLGIFP from the coding sequence ATGTCAAAAAACCAAAATAAAACTGGTACATATAGTTTTTTTAATTGTATAGAAAAAAATTTCGATAAAGCTGCACAATTTCTTTCTATTGAAAAAGGTCTTTTAGAACAAATTAAAGCTTGCAATTCTGTATATCGTATGCATTTTCCTGTGAAAATAGGAAAAGAAATCAAAGTGATTGAAGCATATAGAGTTCAACATTCTCATCATAAACTTCCTTGTAAAGGAGGAATTCGATATAGTACTAAAGTGAATCAAGATGAAGTTATGACTTTAGCTGCTTTAATGACCTATAAATGTGCCATAGTTGATGTTCCTTTTGGGGGAGCTAAAGGTGGAATTAAGATTGATCCACAAATCATATCACCAGAAAATATAGAAAAGATAACACGTCGTTACACCTCTGAATTGATTAAAAAAAATTTTATTGGACCAGGAATAGATGTTCCGGCTCCTGATTATGGAACAGGAGAAAAAGAGATGAGTTGGATTTTGGATACTTTTTTATCTCTTCGTTCTGGAGACGTAGATGCATTAGCTTGCGTAACAGGAAAACCTGTTTCTCAAGGAGGAGTAAGAGGAAGAAAAGAGGCAACAGGATTAGGTGTATTTTATGGAATTAGAGAATTGTGTTATACAAAAGAAGACATGTACTCTGTTGGTCTTGATGTAGGATTAGTTGGAAAGAAAATTATTATACAAGGATTAGGAAATGTTGGTTATCATGCCGCCACTTTTTTTCACGAAGCAGGAGCTGTTATTATTGCTTTAGCAGAAAGGGAAGGCGCGATTTATAACGAGAAAGGATTAAACGTATCGAAAGTTTTCTTACATTTAAGAAATACTGGGTCTATACTAAATTTTCCAGAAGCAAGAAATATAGAGAATACGGAAAAAGCTTTAGAATTAGAATGTGATATTTTAATTCCAGCAGCATTAGAAAATGTAATCCATAAAAATAATGCAAATCGTATTAAGGCTAAAATTATTGGAGAGGCTGCAAATGGACCTACCACCCCTGAAGCTGATGATATACTGGAGAAAAAAGGAATAATTATTGTTCCTGATATTTACTTAAATGCAGGAGGAGTTACCGTTTCTTATTTCGAATGGCTAAAAAACTTAAGTCATGTACGTTATGGCCGTATGGAAAAGAAATTTAGCGAAAATATGAATGCAGAATTCTTGCATGTTATAGAAACGGTTTGCAAAAAAAAAATTTCTTCAGAAGAAAAAAAAATTATTTTAAGAGGACCAAGAGAAATAGATCTGGTCCGTAGCGGATTAGAAGATACAATGATTAATGGATTTCATAAAATCCGTGATTTAAAAAAATCATCAAAAATAAAAAACATGCGTACTGCAGCATTTGTACTCGCAATCAATAAAATTATTGACTCTTATGAAAAACTAGGAATTTTTCCATAA
- the pyrH gene encoding UMP kinase, with translation MKYKRSLLKLSGEALMGDNEFGLHSTRLQQYAEEVKEVVDMGAQVAIVIGGGNIFRGFSRIKEKTINRIEGDYMGMLATVINGIAFQSYLENVGICTYIQTAIRMDEIAEPFGKDRAIHHLEKGRVVIFVAGLGNPYFTTDTAAVLRAIEIKADVLLKGTRVDGIYTTDPEKDKYAKKFKNISFDMAYQMGIKVMDQTAFILGNENDLPIIIFDINRKGNFKKVISGEEIGTMVSKKK, from the coding sequence ATGAAGTACAAAAGATCATTATTGAAATTAAGTGGAGAAGCTCTTATGGGAGATAACGAATTTGGACTTCATTCTACTCGTCTTCAACAATATGCTGAAGAAGTAAAAGAAGTAGTAGATATGGGAGCTCAAGTAGCTATAGTTATTGGAGGCGGGAATATATTTAGAGGATTTTCTAGAATAAAGGAAAAAACGATAAATCGTATAGAGGGAGATTACATGGGAATGTTAGCTACCGTTATTAACGGGATCGCCTTTCAATCATATTTAGAAAATGTAGGAATATGTACTTATATTCAAACAGCTATTCGAATGGATGAAATAGCAGAACCTTTTGGAAAAGACAGAGCCATACACCATCTTGAAAAAGGAAGGGTGGTAATATTTGTAGCAGGATTAGGAAATCCTTATTTTACTACAGATACAGCCGCTGTTTTACGTGCTATCGAAATAAAAGCTGATGTGTTATTAAAAGGGACTAGAGTGGATGGAATTTATACAACAGATCCAGAAAAGGATAAATATGCTAAAAAATTTAAAAATATATCTTTTGATATGGCATATCAAATGGGAATAAAAGTGATGGATCAAACGGCTTTCATTTTAGGAAATGAAAATGATTTACCGATTATTATTTTTGATATTAACAGAAAAGGAAATTTTAAAAAAGTAATTTCAGGAGAAGAAATAGGAACTATGGTTTCTAAAAAAAAATAG
- a CDS encoding ribosome-recycling factor has translation MDELNNIFSSCKEKMEEIFKKLTKEIHRVRLGSKSVSSFLGKIKIKCYGTFFSLTEVANISIIDNMNISIHPWDRTIISNIEKAIINANLGFMPTNKGDSIHIHLPIITEESRKNLIKKIKSQTEHAKILVREIRKKNNQYIRKLKISEDISKTGENYIQKMTSEYIQKIENFFIHKEKEILKI, from the coding sequence ATGGATGAATTAAATAATATTTTCTCCTCTTGTAAAGAAAAAATGGAGGAAATTTTTAAAAAACTAACAAAAGAAATTCATCGTGTTCGATTAGGAAGTAAATCTGTATCTTCTTTTCTAGGTAAAATAAAAATAAAATGTTATGGAACTTTTTTTTCTCTTACAGAAGTAGCCAATATTTCTATTATAGATAATATGAATATTTCTATTCATCCTTGGGATCGTACGATTATTTCAAATATAGAAAAAGCTATTATTAATGCTAATTTAGGTTTTATGCCAACTAATAAAGGAGACTCTATTCATATACATTTGCCTATAATTACAGAAGAAAGTAGAAAAAATTTGATAAAAAAAATCAAATCACAAACAGAACATGCAAAAATTCTTGTGAGAGAAATTAGGAAAAAAAATAACCAATATATAAGAAAATTAAAAATATCAGAAGACATTTCTAAAACAGGAGAAAATTATATACAAAAAATGACCAGCGAATATATACAAAAAATTGAAAATTTCTTTATTCATAAGGAAAAGGAAATATTGAAAATATAG
- the asnS gene encoding asparagine--tRNA ligase — translation MVRKYSVKELLNKGKFFIDKKVLVEGWIRSFRHSIFITLNDGSTIRNIQIILSNNKSIVKKITIGSSIRVIGIVKKSIGTKQYIELQSVDITIYESVDPKILQKSILQPKKHSFEKLREQAHLRFRTNIFSCIMRIRHHIAFGIHKYFHKHGFFYIHTPIITTLNCEGTGEMFHITTMDFKKNKIIDYAKDFFKCKTYLSVSGQLEAETASLGLGKVYTFGPVFRAENSNTSRHLSEFWMIEPEIAFYHLEENINLAENFLKFIIKYIVDNSMEDLIFLNQCLEKWNQKKKNSLLEKLELILKYPFKKISYTEAIRILDQEEKKKNIRFLHPIIWGMDLQSEHEQYLVDKYFKIPVIIFDYPCSIKAFYMRMNHDGKTVRAMDILFPEIGEIVGGSQREERYDILLQRMKDTNTDKNKLWWYLDTRRFGSVPHSGFGLGFDRLVQFITGMNNIRDVIPFPRVPNNAEF, via the coding sequence ATGGTAAGAAAATATTCAGTTAAAGAATTACTAAATAAAGGAAAATTTTTTATAGATAAAAAAGTATTAGTCGAAGGATGGATCCGTTCTTTTCGTCATTCTATTTTCATAACTTTGAATGATGGATCTACAATTAGAAATATACAAATTATTTTATCGAATAATAAAAGTATTGTAAAAAAAATAACAATTGGAAGTTCAATTAGAGTTATAGGAATAGTGAAAAAAAGTATTGGAACAAAACAATATATTGAACTCCAATCTGTGGATATAACTATATATGAATCAGTAGATCCAAAAATTCTTCAAAAATCTATTTTGCAACCTAAAAAACATAGTTTTGAAAAACTACGTGAACAAGCTCATTTACGTTTCCGAACAAATATTTTTAGTTGCATTATGAGAATTCGTCATCATATAGCTTTTGGTATACATAAATATTTTCATAAACATGGTTTTTTTTATATTCATACTCCAATTATTACCACTTTAAATTGTGAAGGAACCGGAGAAATGTTTCATATTACAACTATGGATTTTAAAAAAAATAAAATAATAGATTATGCAAAGGATTTTTTTAAATGTAAAACTTATCTCAGTGTATCCGGGCAATTAGAAGCGGAGACTGCTTCTTTAGGATTAGGAAAAGTATATACTTTTGGTCCTGTGTTTCGGGCAGAAAATTCCAATACTTCACGACATTTATCTGAATTTTGGATGATTGAACCAGAAATTGCTTTTTATCATCTGGAAGAAAATATTAATTTAGCTGAAAATTTTCTCAAGTTTATTATAAAATATATTGTTGATAATAGCATGGAAGACTTGATTTTTTTAAATCAATGTTTGGAAAAATGGAACCAAAAGAAAAAAAACTCCCTTTTAGAAAAATTAGAACTTATCTTAAAATATCCATTCAAGAAAATTAGTTATACAGAAGCTATAAGAATTCTTGATCAAGAAGAAAAGAAAAAAAATATAAGATTTTTACATCCAATTATTTGGGGAATGGATTTACAATCGGAGCATGAACAATATTTAGTAGATAAATATTTTAAAATTCCTGTAATTATATTTGATTATCCTTGTAGCATTAAAGCTTTTTATATGCGTATGAATCATGATGGAAAAACTGTTAGAGCTATGGATATTTTATTTCCTGAAATAGGAGAAATTGTTGGAGGCTCTCAAAGAGAAGAACGTTATGATATATTATTACAACGTATGAAAGATACAAATACTGATAAAAATAAACTTTGGTGGTATTTAGATACACGTCGTTTTGGTTCTGTTCCTCATAGTGGATTTGGCTTAGGTTTTGATCGTTTAGTTCAATTTATCACAGGAATGAATAATATTCGTGATGTTATCCCATTTCCCAGAGTTCCAAACAATGCAGAATTTTAA
- the rpoN gene encoding RNA polymerase factor sigma-54, with translation MLKQQLLQKGQHKLSPQQIKLMKLVQLSTLDFEQRVQKELEENPALEEENCSDLEESSEENEMDLIEDQNQSSDLSDIDEYLSDDEIEDFQINNQNYSIKKHIPIISGISFQEYLKNQLHTFRLNEKDLLIADFILGNIDNDGYIKRKITSISDDIFLILGISVSTEKIEKLLVNYIQKLDPIGLGSRNLQECLLIQLEKKKINQEIFLSKKIIRDHFESFVKKHYKKLQKKLGITKKDLRKVIDQIRKLNPKPGRFYSDNTKNLDHIIPDFNIYISDEKLELSLNQRNVPELKVSSLYLNMLKSYKSDKNIKKNEGTIVFLKQKIDSAKWFVDAIKQRQNTLMLTMNAIMDYQKEYFLTGDPLKIKPMILKNISQKIGVGISTVSRVANSKYVNTPYGTFLIKSFFSEKMINQKGKEISSIEIKKLLGESISKENKKKPFTDEKLSKILQKKGYLVARRTIAKYRDQMHIPVARMRKNL, from the coding sequence ATGTTAAAACAACAGTTATTGCAAAAAGGACAACATAAGCTTTCTCCACAACAAATCAAATTAATGAAATTAGTTCAATTGTCCACTTTAGATTTTGAACAAAGAGTTCAAAAAGAATTGGAAGAAAATCCAGCTTTAGAGGAAGAAAATTGTTCGGACTTAGAAGAATCTTCAGAAGAAAATGAGATGGATCTTATAGAGGATCAAAATCAATCTTCAGATCTATCTGATATAGATGAATATTTAAGTGATGACGAAATTGAAGATTTCCAAATCAATAACCAAAATTATAGCATAAAAAAACATATTCCCATTATTTCTGGAATTTCTTTTCAAGAATATCTAAAAAATCAATTGCATACATTTCGTTTAAATGAAAAAGATTTATTAATTGCTGATTTTATATTAGGAAATATAGACAATGATGGTTATATTAAAAGAAAAATTACATCTATATCCGATGATATTTTTTTAATACTTGGAATATCTGTCTCTACAGAAAAAATAGAGAAATTACTTGTAAATTATATACAGAAATTAGATCCTATAGGGTTAGGATCCAGGAATTTACAAGAATGTTTGCTGATTCAATTAGAGAAAAAAAAAATCAATCAAGAAATTTTTTTATCAAAAAAAATAATACGAGATCATTTTGAATCTTTTGTAAAAAAACATTACAAAAAATTGCAAAAAAAATTGGGAATAACAAAAAAAGATTTACGAAAAGTTATTGATCAAATAAGAAAATTAAATCCTAAACCAGGAAGGTTTTATTCTGATAACACTAAAAATTTGGATCATATAATTCCGGATTTTAATATTTATATTTCAGATGAAAAATTAGAACTTTCTTTAAATCAAAGAAATGTTCCAGAATTAAAAGTATCATCTTTATATTTAAATATGTTAAAATCCTATAAATCAGATAAAAATATAAAAAAAAATGAAGGAACCATTGTATTTTTAAAACAAAAAATAGATTCAGCAAAATGGTTTGTAGACGCAATCAAACAACGTCAAAATACATTAATGTTAACAATGAACGCTATTATGGATTATCAAAAAGAATATTTTTTAACGGGAGATCCACTAAAAATAAAACCTATGATTTTAAAAAATATTTCCCAAAAAATTGGAGTAGGTATTTCTACTGTTTCACGTGTCGCTAATAGTAAATATGTTAACACCCCGTATGGTACTTTTTTAATAAAAAGTTTTTTTTCTGAAAAGATGATAAACCAAAAAGGAAAAGAAATTTCCTCTATTGAAATAAAAAAACTTTTAGGAGAATCAATATCTAAAGAAAATAAAAAAAAACCTTTCACTGATGAAAAATTATCCAAAATACTTCAAAAAAAAGGCTATTTAGTTGCTAGAAGAACTATCGCGAAATATAGAGATCAAATGCATATTCCTGTTGCAAGAATGCGAAAGAATTTATAA
- a CDS encoding aldehyde dehydrogenase family protein, with protein sequence MFQTINPVNDNVLKTYYFLSNKNIDFKLSEAQNAYNKWKNYPFNLKIECLTKFCFFMKKATDIMAYSITQEMGKPITQSHAEVNKSINLCKYYCEFQKSIFIKKIYTEYKISYVKFESIGAILGIMPWNYPIWQTIRSTIPNLLLGNVMLIKPAINTTECSLILEKLFLESGFPKGIFQVLLMDINQIESVIAHPAIQGVTFTGSTLTGSIIGSLSGKYIKKSVLELGGNDAFVVLKDVENIGKIAKLATESRLNNTGQTCISAKRFIVDKTIINDFIDAVIQEMKTYHRGNLYDESTKIGYISRHDLSEKLYQQYKNIILNGGKICLEITRDGNFFSPSLLKIENDNCIVKKEEIFGPIGIIYSFSQERTIPDIVNNTPYGLGASIWTKDLEKAEEISKKIDTGMVFINEVVKSDPRFPFGGVKNSGYGRELSSLSIKEFSNCKTVVISKL encoded by the coding sequence ATGTTTCAAACCATTAATCCTGTAAACGATAATGTATTAAAAACTTATTATTTTTTATCCAATAAAAATATTGATTTTAAATTATCTGAAGCTCAAAACGCATATAATAAATGGAAAAATTATCCTTTCAATTTGAAAATTGAATGTTTAACGAAATTCTGTTTTTTCATGAAAAAAGCCACAGATATTATGGCTTATTCCATTACTCAAGAAATGGGTAAACCCATAACTCAATCTCATGCAGAAGTAAATAAAAGTATTAATTTATGTAAATATTATTGCGAGTTCCAAAAATCTATTTTTATTAAAAAAATTTATACTGAATATAAAATTTCTTATGTAAAGTTTGAATCTATAGGCGCTATATTAGGAATTATGCCTTGGAATTATCCCATTTGGCAAACAATAAGATCTACTATTCCTAACTTATTATTAGGAAATGTAATGCTGATTAAACCAGCTATTAATACAACAGAATGTTCTCTTATTTTAGAAAAATTATTTTTAGAATCCGGTTTTCCTAAAGGTATTTTTCAAGTTTTATTAATGGATATAAATCAGATAGAATCTGTTATAGCCCATCCTGCAATACAAGGGGTTACTTTTACAGGAAGTACTTTAACGGGAAGTATTATAGGATCATTATCTGGAAAATATATTAAAAAATCTGTTTTAGAATTAGGAGGAAATGATGCTTTTGTCGTTCTGAAAGATGTAGAAAATATAGGAAAAATAGCAAAATTAGCTACAGAATCTAGATTAAATAATACAGGACAAACATGTATTTCTGCAAAAAGATTTATTGTAGATAAAACTATAATAAATGATTTTATAGATGCAGTTATACAAGAAATGAAAACATATCACAGAGGAAATTTATATGATGAATCTACTAAAATAGGTTATATTTCTCGTCATGATTTATCTGAAAAATTGTATCAGCAATACAAAAATATTATACTAAATGGAGGAAAAATATGTTTAGAAATTACCAGAGATGGTAATTTTTTTTCTCCTTCTTTATTAAAAATAGAAAATGATAACTGTATAGTGAAAAAAGAAGAAATATTTGGTCCAATAGGAATTATTTATTCTTTCTCTCAAGAAAGAACAATTCCTGATATTGTTAATAATACACCATACGGGCTTGGAGCTTCTATTTGGACAAAAGATTTAGAAAAAGCGGAAGAAATATCAAAAAAAATAGACACGGGTATGGTTTTCATAAATGAAGTTGTGAAATCAGATCCACGTTTTCCTTTTGGAGGAGTTAAAAACTCTGGATATGGTAGAGAATTATCTTCTTTATCTATAAAAGAATTTTCCAATTGTAAAACTGTGGTTATATCAAAATTATAA
- a CDS encoding SufE family protein, with protein sequence MNLHKKEEIIKKEFKILKNWEEKYEYLIDLGKKLSNKSPIFRSEDKLIHGCQSKVWLEAKFNESRIFLDADSDALLPRGMAALMIRVYSGLFPFEIICSNANFIYEIGFQTFLSPIRANGMFLFLKKIKFYAIAFHTKVSINLNGRILKKK encoded by the coding sequence ATGAATTTGCATAAAAAAGAAGAAATAATAAAAAAAGAATTTAAAATTCTTAAAAATTGGGAAGAAAAATATGAATATTTGATAGATTTAGGTAAAAAATTATCTAATAAGTCACCTATATTTAGATCTGAAGATAAATTAATTCATGGATGTCAATCCAAAGTTTGGTTAGAGGCTAAATTTAATGAATCGCGCATTTTTCTTGATGCGGATAGTGATGCTTTATTGCCTAGAGGGATGGCTGCTCTTATGATTCGAGTATATTCAGGCCTCTTTCCTTTTGAAATTATTTGCTCTAATGCTAATTTTATTTATGAAATAGGATTTCAAACTTTTTTATCTCCTATTAGAGCTAATGGAATGTTTTTATTTTTAAAAAAAATAAAATTTTATGCCATAGCTTTTCATACCAAAGTTTCTATTAATTTGAATGGACGAATTTTAAAAAAAAAATGA